In the Flavobacterium pallidum genome, one interval contains:
- a CDS encoding MDR family MFS transporter, protein MVQEENDLVEYGFRRVIITITAVLCALLEIVDTTIVNVALTDMRGSLGATLTDVAWVITAYAIANVIVIPMTSWLSQQFGRRNYFAVSIVIFTISSFLCGNAGNIWELVIFRFIQGLGGGALLVTAQTIITESYPAAKRGMAQAIYGMGVIVGPTLGPPLGGYIVENYSWPYIFYINIPIGIIAVILTLSFVRSPKYGEKLKANQVDWIGIILLAAFIGSLQFVLEHGQQDDWFDDPLITGLSVLSLFGLILFIWRQLTYQYPIVNLSVLKDGNLRVGTFMCFILGFGLYGSTLVIPIYTQQILGWTATDAGLLLIPGSITTAFMMPIVGNLIQKGVPQPYLVAVGFLIFFFFTFWMHNAMTPDTGVEHLFWPLIMRGIGLGLLFVPITTMALSTLKGKSIGEGAAFTGMMRQLGGSFGIAIITTFITRYTQKHRVDLVSHLDGSRLEVQQRINGMQQSFMSKGFSASESLAKAHQALDYNVMKQATVLSYMDIFLYLGILFLCCIPIILFVKRGKNKVDMSEAMH, encoded by the coding sequence ATGGTTCAGGAAGAAAATGACTTAGTAGAATACGGCTTCAGGCGCGTCATCATTACGATTACCGCCGTGTTGTGCGCACTGCTCGAAATTGTGGATACGACGATCGTAAACGTAGCGCTCACAGACATGCGCGGCAGCCTCGGGGCAACACTGACCGATGTCGCATGGGTAATCACGGCCTATGCCATCGCCAACGTCATCGTAATCCCGATGACGAGCTGGCTCTCGCAGCAATTCGGACGGCGCAATTATTTTGCAGTATCCATCGTCATATTTACAATATCCTCCTTCCTCTGCGGGAATGCGGGCAACATTTGGGAACTCGTCATCTTCCGTTTTATACAGGGACTTGGCGGCGGGGCACTGCTCGTAACGGCACAAACCATTATTACTGAAAGTTACCCGGCAGCAAAACGCGGTATGGCACAGGCCATTTACGGAATGGGCGTCATCGTCGGGCCTACGCTTGGACCGCCGTTGGGAGGTTATATCGTAGAAAATTATTCATGGCCGTACATCTTTTACATCAACATCCCCATCGGGATCATTGCGGTCATACTGACGCTGAGCTTTGTTCGCAGCCCCAAATACGGCGAAAAACTCAAAGCCAACCAGGTCGACTGGATCGGCATCATACTACTCGCGGCATTTATCGGCTCGTTGCAGTTCGTGTTGGAACACGGCCAGCAGGATGACTGGTTCGACGATCCCTTGATCACAGGATTGAGCGTATTGTCCTTATTCGGGTTGATATTGTTCATCTGGCGGCAGCTTACTTATCAATATCCAATTGTAAACCTCAGCGTTTTAAAGGACGGAAATCTCAGGGTGGGAACATTCATGTGTTTTATCCTTGGTTTCGGATTGTACGGATCGACGCTGGTCATTCCGATTTACACGCAGCAGATATTGGGATGGACCGCAACGGATGCCGGGCTGCTGCTGATACCGGGTTCAATCACGACCGCATTTATGATGCCGATTGTCGGAAACCTGATCCAGAAGGGCGTACCGCAACCCTATCTTGTCGCAGTGGGTTTCCTGATTTTCTTCTTCTTTACATTCTGGATGCACAATGCCATGACACCGGACACCGGAGTGGAGCATTTATTCTGGCCATTGATCATGCGTGGCATCGGATTGGGACTGTTGTTTGTACCGATAACCACGATGGCTTTGTCTACGCTCAAAGGCAAAAGTATCGGCGAAGGCGCGGCTTTTACAGGGATGATGCGCCAACTGGGCGGGTCATTCGGGATTGCGATCATAACAACCTTCATCACACGTTATACGCAGAAGCACCGCGTCGACCTGGTTTCCCACCTCGACGGCAGCAGGCTCGAAGTACAGCAGCGCATCAATGGCATGCAACAGTCCTTCATGTCGAAAGGATTTTCGGCCAGTGAATCGCTTGCAAAAGCACACCAGGCTTTAGATTATAATGTAATGAAACAGGCTACGGTACTGTCATACATGGATATTTTTCTTTACCTGGGCATATTGTTCCTGTGCTGTATACCCATTATCCTGTTTGTGAAAAGAGGAAAGAACAAAGTGGACATGTCCGAGGCGATGCATTAA
- a CDS encoding HlyD family secretion protein, translating to MEKKKTNKKFIFILSALVILGVTYGVFKYVHSLKHEETDDAQIEKNMNPIIPRVTGYVTKVYVKDNDFVKKGDTLFTIDNSDYIVKLEDAKAALAAAEGNYDVSKADVGSAEANISVSEANVLSAGGNIETARIRLTRATNDFERYNNLYKNHSITKQQFEQAEAAKLEAENQLKILQQQQRATAYQKSVTIAKSNVTSKQTSVAAANIKRAQAAVDAAKLNVDYTVVTASVDGQISKIGIQPGQVVQPGQSLFYIIGSQNPWVIANFKETQLNKMIAGQKVTIKVDAYPDTEFNGTVASFSPATGARFSILPPDNATGNFVKTIQRLPVKITLDAGNDTEKIKLLRPGMNVDVDVHLN from the coding sequence ATGGAAAAGAAAAAGACAAACAAAAAATTCATATTCATCCTCAGCGCACTAGTGATCCTTGGGGTTACCTATGGTGTTTTCAAATACGTACATTCGCTGAAACATGAAGAAACCGACGATGCGCAGATCGAGAAAAACATGAATCCGATCATTCCGCGTGTTACCGGTTATGTCACCAAAGTATATGTAAAAGACAATGATTTCGTAAAGAAGGGCGACACGCTTTTCACGATCGACAACAGCGATTATATCGTAAAACTAGAAGATGCCAAAGCGGCACTGGCAGCAGCCGAAGGAAATTATGATGTTTCCAAAGCCGATGTGGGCAGCGCCGAAGCCAATATTTCCGTTTCCGAAGCCAACGTACTTTCAGCAGGCGGGAATATCGAAACCGCGCGCATCCGCCTGACACGTGCCACGAACGACTTTGAGCGTTACAATAATCTTTACAAAAACCATTCGATTACGAAGCAGCAATTCGAACAGGCCGAAGCCGCCAAGCTTGAAGCCGAAAACCAATTGAAGATCTTACAGCAGCAGCAACGGGCAACCGCTTACCAAAAATCGGTTACGATTGCAAAATCGAACGTGACCAGCAAGCAGACTTCCGTAGCGGCCGCCAACATCAAGCGTGCCCAGGCTGCCGTCGATGCCGCGAAACTGAATGTGGATTACACTGTGGTTACCGCTTCTGTCGACGGGCAGATTTCAAAAATCGGCATCCAGCCGGGGCAGGTTGTCCAACCAGGACAATCACTGTTTTACATTATTGGCAGCCAGAACCCATGGGTGATCGCCAACTTTAAGGAAACGCAATTGAACAAAATGATTGCGGGACAAAAAGTCACCATTAAGGTTGATGCTTATCCTGATACCGAATTTAACGGTACCGTAGCTTCGTTCTCTCCTGCTACCGGCGCACGTTTTTCCATTTTGCCTCCGGACAATGCCACCGGAAATTTTGTAAAAACAATCCAGAGGCTTCCTGTAAAAATAACCCTCGATGCAGGAAATGATACAGAGAAGATCAAGTTATTGCGTCCGGGAATGAATGTCGATGTGGATGTGCATTTGAATTAA
- a CDS encoding TolC family protein, with the protein MKISNLILAVPLFFGIVSANAQQKTSLSLHDAVQMAITKNEEVLLADAKAQTKEYDLGVVKNNRYPDFKLSGQYLRLTNADVKLKSSNEASTDPNEEPASSPKVNQLILAQANANMPIFSGFKLKHSITASENFYKAEKANAQYTKEETAMRVVQYYAELYKAQKSVELLKESLKSSQQRVTDFTAMEKNGIIARNDLLKSQLQESRIQLSLDDAEKNVRIINYNLITLLKLSPETMIEVSPDNLDPDLFSKTIKSEAEALSNRKDLEALDFEQKATEANIKVAKSNYYPSLSLVGGYAFIDLQNVVRVENAMNIGVGLSYNLSSLFKNSKDVKAARSRSEEVKLQQTILTDRIKSQIVEAQEDYDLSVKQNKVYSEAVDQAGENFRIVKDKYDNGLSDTNDLLEADVEDLTAKINQAYAKANMVLKYYELLDATGQLTQSLNLN; encoded by the coding sequence ATGAAAATCAGTAATTTAATACTTGCCGTACCGCTATTCTTTGGAATTGTATCCGCGAATGCGCAACAAAAAACCAGCCTGTCGCTGCACGATGCCGTACAAATGGCGATCACTAAAAATGAGGAAGTGCTTTTAGCCGATGCCAAAGCCCAAACGAAAGAGTATGACCTTGGAGTGGTAAAGAACAACCGCTACCCCGATTTTAAGCTGTCGGGGCAATATTTAAGGCTGACCAACGCCGACGTAAAGCTGAAATCGAGCAACGAAGCATCCACAGACCCGAACGAGGAACCCGCTTCCTCCCCCAAGGTAAACCAATTGATCCTCGCACAGGCCAATGCCAATATGCCTATATTTTCTGGATTCAAACTGAAGCACAGCATCACCGCTTCAGAAAATTTTTATAAAGCCGAAAAAGCGAATGCGCAATATACGAAGGAAGAAACCGCAATGCGCGTCGTGCAGTATTATGCTGAGTTGTATAAGGCACAGAAGTCTGTCGAATTGTTAAAAGAAAGCCTCAAAAGCAGCCAGCAACGTGTTACCGATTTTACCGCAATGGAAAAAAACGGGATTATCGCGCGCAATGACCTTCTGAAATCGCAACTCCAGGAATCAAGGATACAGCTTTCACTTGATGATGCCGAAAAAAACGTCAGGATTATTAACTACAACCTGATCACCCTGTTAAAGCTGTCACCTGAAACGATGATTGAAGTATCCCCGGACAATCTTGATCCGGATCTTTTCTCCAAAACCATTAAATCCGAAGCTGAAGCATTAAGCAACAGAAAGGACCTGGAAGCTTTGGATTTTGAACAAAAAGCTACCGAAGCGAATATCAAAGTTGCGAAAAGCAATTATTATCCTTCCTTGTCGCTGGTTGGCGGTTATGCATTTATCGACCTTCAAAATGTAGTCCGTGTTGAAAATGCGATGAACATCGGTGTCGGATTGTCATACAACCTGAGTTCGCTATTCAAGAACAGTAAAGACGTCAAAGCCGCCCGCAGTCGCTCTGAAGAAGTGAAACTCCAGCAAACCATCCTTACCGACCGCATCAAATCACAGATCGTTGAAGCGCAGGAAGACTACGACCTTTCCGTAAAGCAAAACAAAGTGTATTCGGAAGCGGTGGATCAGGCCGGGGAGAATTTCCGCATTGTCAAAGACAAATACGACAACGGGCTTTCAGACACGAACGACCTGCTCGAAGCTGATGTCGAAGACCTTACCGCAAAAATAAACCAGGCTTATGCGAAAGCGAATATGGTTTTAAAATATTACGAATTGCTTGACGCAACCGGCCAATTAACACAATCCCTGAACCTAAACTAA
- a CDS encoding TetR/AcrR family transcriptional regulator yields MHILQVAEQLFAEKGFDGTSVRDIVKVAKINIAMVSYYFGSKEKMLEALIISRISDLKIQLENLTKEPINPMQKLDKLIDLYIARMQKNRCIYQIVHFELSNKKREVNLKSFTEVKKKNFEFLREIINDGQEKGVFRNDVNIYLIPPTILGTYFHFRMNRPLYEELLGLDTDEAFEDYIKNDLSAHIKQTIKALLTHENQ; encoded by the coding sequence ATGCATATCCTCCAAGTCGCTGAACAGCTTTTTGCAGAAAAAGGTTTTGACGGCACTTCGGTAAGGGATATAGTGAAAGTGGCAAAAATCAACATCGCGATGGTTTCGTATTATTTCGGTTCGAAGGAAAAAATGCTCGAAGCGCTGATCATTTCCCGGATTTCGGATCTTAAGATCCAGTTGGAAAACCTGACAAAAGAGCCCATCAACCCGATGCAGAAACTGGACAAGCTCATCGACCTTTACATCGCACGTATGCAGAAAAACCGCTGCATTTACCAGATTGTCCACTTTGAGTTGTCCAATAAAAAGCGTGAAGTAAACCTGAAATCATTTACCGAAGTCAAGAAAAAGAATTTCGAATTCCTGAGGGAAATCATCAACGACGGGCAGGAAAAAGGCGTATTCCGTAACGATGTCAATATCTACCTGATCCCTCCTACCATCCTCGGGACTTATTTCCATTTCCGGATGAACCGTCCGCTGTATGAAGAATTGCTCGGCCTGGACACCGATGAAGCTTTTGAAGATTACATCAAAAATGACCTTAGCGCACACATCAAACAAACCATAAAAGCATTATTGACCCATGAAAATCAGTAA
- a CDS encoding anthranilate synthase component II, whose amino-acid sequence MKKVLLIDNYDSFTFNLSHYLEDLGAEVTVWRNDEFELEEVAAFNKIVLSPGPGLPSESGLLLEVIRTYAATKSILGICLGQQAIAEVFGGSLINLEKVYHGVSTTINIIAQDESLFQNIGSKMEVGRYHSWTVNKDLPEILEATSVDENGEIMSLRHRIFDLKGVQFHPESILTPDGKFLLKNWLKS is encoded by the coding sequence ATGAAAAAAGTCCTCCTCATCGACAATTACGACAGCTTTACCTTCAACCTGAGCCATTACCTTGAAGATCTTGGCGCTGAAGTCACTGTATGGCGAAATGATGAGTTTGAGCTGGAGGAAGTCGCCGCTTTCAATAAAATCGTATTGTCGCCCGGCCCCGGACTTCCATCTGAATCGGGCTTGCTCCTGGAGGTCATCCGCACGTATGCGGCAACGAAAAGCATCCTTGGCATCTGTCTGGGCCAGCAGGCCATCGCCGAAGTTTTTGGCGGCAGCCTTATCAATCTTGAAAAAGTGTACCACGGTGTTTCCACAACAATCAACATTATTGCTCAGGATGAATCTTTATTCCAGAATATCGGCAGCAAAATGGAAGTGGGACGATATCATTCCTGGACCGTAAATAAGGATTTGCCCGAAATACTTGAAGCCACTTCCGTCGATGAAAATGGAGAAATCATGTCCCTCAGGCATCGCATTTTCGATTTGAAAGGCGTACAGTTCCATCCCGAAAGTATCCTCACTCCTGATGGAAAATTTCTTTTGAAAAACTGGCTAAAATCATAA
- a CDS encoding YceI family protein, whose protein sequence is MKNFKTIAIAFMIALGATSVNAQTKKVDTKTSQISWVGKKVTGQHSGTVNLKDGALEFKSGKLTGGAFTVDMNSIAVTDLKAGEGKEKLEGHLKADDFFGTAKFPTASLKFKTVTPKKGNSYAVTADLTIKGITKPVTFDIVVMGKKASTEFKVDRTKYGIEYKSGSIFSGLGDAVINDEFELSVALNF, encoded by the coding sequence ATGAAAAATTTCAAAACAATTGCTATCGCATTCATGATTGCCTTAGGCGCAACATCAGTCAACGCACAGACTAAAAAAGTGGACACTAAAACCAGCCAGATCTCATGGGTTGGTAAGAAAGTAACAGGACAGCATTCAGGTACAGTAAACCTTAAGGATGGTGCTTTGGAATTCAAAAGTGGCAAACTTACAGGTGGTGCTTTTACGGTCGACATGAACTCCATCGCGGTAACCGACCTTAAAGCGGGTGAAGGAAAAGAGAAACTGGAAGGACACCTTAAAGCTGACGATTTCTTCGGAACGGCTAAATTCCCGACGGCTTCCCTGAAATTCAAGACCGTGACTCCAAAAAAAGGCAATAGCTATGCCGTAACTGCCGATCTTACCATCAAAGGCATCACCAAGCCGGTAACTTTTGACATCGTGGTAATGGGCAAAAAAGCAAGCACTGAATTCAAAGTGGACCGCACTAAATATGGCATCGAATACAAATCAGGAAGTATTTTCTCAGGTTTGGGTGACGCTGTAATCAACGATGAATTCGAATTGAGCGTAGCACTCAACTTCTAA
- a CDS encoding MarR family winged helix-turn-helix transcriptional regulator, producing the protein MTIEEVIKSKSALPLHKKVVLNILYTQNVVSEKFTEILKPFEISVEQFNVLRILRGQKGCPANMFLIQERMLAKTSNTTRLVDKLLLKGLVTREVCPNNRRKMEVAITEKGLSLLEELDPRIENHEKNFTSNMTQEELVQLNLLLEKFRNTDPAF; encoded by the coding sequence ATGACAATTGAAGAAGTTATCAAATCAAAATCAGCCTTACCTTTACATAAAAAGGTGGTTTTGAATATTTTATACACTCAAAATGTCGTTTCCGAAAAGTTTACTGAAATATTAAAACCTTTCGAAATTTCGGTAGAGCAATTCAATGTATTGCGAATCCTGCGCGGCCAGAAAGGATGCCCTGCAAACATGTTCCTGATACAAGAGCGCATGCTTGCCAAAACCAGCAACACCACCAGGCTTGTCGACAAATTATTGCTCAAAGGCCTTGTAACACGCGAAGTCTGCCCGAATAACCGCCGTAAAATGGAAGTGGCCATTACAGAGAAAGGGCTTTCACTCCTCGAAGAACTGGACCCACGCATTGAAAACCACGAAAAAAACTTTACAAGCAATATGACACAGGAAGAATTGGTACAGCTGAATTTACTTCTCGAAAAATTCCGCAATACCGATCCGGCCTTTTAA
- a CDS encoding TlpA disulfide reductase family protein, translating to MKFAPIKIGYFYVPEKKRMAKIVLFCLVLVQLAVVSERQHTALEPKPLKIYEKDGVRVPAYDFKSLEYFLNKKNDTTYVVNFWATWCAPCVAELPHFEKLNALYKNRKVKVLLVSLDMRKKIESNLIPFIKRKNLKSDVIFLDDLNANEWIGKVDAGWSGAIPATVIFNKTERKFYEQSFTFDALENELKQIIR from the coding sequence ATGAAATTTGCACCAATAAAGATTGGGTACTTTTATGTTCCTGAAAAAAAAAGGATGGCGAAAATCGTTTTATTTTGTCTGGTGTTGGTGCAGCTGGCGGTTGTTTCGGAACGGCAGCATACGGCTTTAGAACCCAAACCTTTGAAGATTTATGAAAAGGATGGGGTCAGGGTTCCCGCGTATGATTTTAAATCACTTGAGTATTTCCTGAATAAAAAGAACGATACTACTTATGTGGTGAATTTCTGGGCAACATGGTGTGCGCCCTGTGTGGCTGAATTACCTCATTTCGAAAAATTGAATGCGCTTTACAAGAACCGGAAAGTGAAAGTATTGCTCGTCAGCCTGGATATGCGGAAAAAAATTGAAAGCAACCTGATTCCGTTTATTAAAAGAAAAAACCTGAAATCGGACGTGATCTTTCTCGATGACCTGAATGCCAACGAGTGGATCGGCAAGGTAGATGCCGGTTGGTCCGGCGCGATTCCAGCCACTGTAATCTTTAACAAAACAGAAAGAAAATTTTACGAGCAAAGCTTTACATTTGACGCTTTGGAAAATGAATTGAAACAAATTATAAGATGA
- a CDS encoding thioredoxin family protein, with the protein MNRLTMLVLAVIVTAASAFTGKRTIGGGYKVGDTAADFSLKNVDDKMVSLKDFKSAKGFIIIFTCNHCPFSQAYEDRIIALDKKYSGKGYPVIAINPNNPAKQKDDSFELMKVRAAEKGFTFPYLFDEGQKIYPQYGATKTPHVYVLQKEGKACVVKYMGAIDDNYEDESAVKQKYVENAVDALLSKKEITVKETKAIGCSIKA; encoded by the coding sequence ATGAACAGATTGACAATGCTCGTGCTTGCTGTTATTGTAACTGCAGCCAGTGCTTTTACGGGAAAGAGAACAATTGGCGGCGGTTATAAGGTAGGTGATACTGCAGCTGATTTCAGCCTGAAGAATGTAGATGATAAAATGGTCTCTTTGAAGGATTTCAAATCTGCGAAAGGCTTTATAATTATTTTCACCTGCAACCATTGCCCATTTTCGCAGGCTTATGAAGACCGCATCATCGCTTTGGACAAAAAGTATAGTGGGAAAGGTTATCCGGTGATTGCCATCAACCCCAACAATCCGGCCAAACAAAAGGACGATAGTTTTGAGCTGATGAAAGTCAGGGCTGCAGAGAAAGGTTTTACATTCCCGTATTTATTTGATGAAGGGCAGAAAATCTACCCACAATATGGTGCCACAAAAACCCCGCATGTATATGTTTTGCAGAAAGAAGGCAAGGCTTGTGTAGTAAAGTACATGGGCGCGATCGATGATAATTATGAAGATGAATCGGCCGTAAAACAAAAGTATGTCGAAAACGCCGTCGATGCATTGCTCAGCAAAAAAGAGATTACTGTAAAGGAAACCAAAGCCATCGGTTGTTCCATCAAAGCATAA
- a CDS encoding rhodanese-like domain-containing protein: protein MNLSQQEWASQLEADSNAVILDVRTEDECNEGIIPNAIMIDIYKGQGFIYELEALDKSKNYYVYCKAGGRSGQACDIMGQMGFQNTYNLVGGFMQWQGETKLP, encoded by the coding sequence ATGAATTTATCACAACAGGAATGGGCTTCGCAACTTGAAGCCGATTCGAATGCCGTCATCCTCGACGTCAGGACCGAAGATGAATGTAATGAAGGCATTATCCCAAACGCCATCATGATCGACATTTATAAAGGACAGGGCTTCATCTATGAACTTGAAGCTTTGGACAAATCAAAAAATTATTATGTCTATTGCAAAGCCGGCGGAAGAAGTGGCCAGGCATGTGATATTATGGGCCAAATGGGCTTTCAGAACACCTATAATCTCGTTGGTGGATTTATGCAATGGCAGGGCGAAACGAAACTCCCTTAA
- a CDS encoding YgaP family membrane protein gives MKKNVGKSDMIVRFILGAILLVLSFTDISPDELLDNLLVVAGVYLFLTGLIRYCLIYFFLGLSSYSKGKTKMY, from the coding sequence ATGAAAAAAAATGTCGGTAAATCTGACATGATTGTCAGGTTTATTTTGGGAGCAATCCTGCTCGTATTGTCTTTTACGGATATCAGTCCGGATGAATTATTGGATAACCTGCTTGTCGTGGCAGGAGTTTATTTGTTCTTGACCGGGTTGATAAGATATTGCCTTATCTACTTTTTCCTCGGCTTGAGCAGTTATTCGAAGGGAAAGACCAAAATGTATTAA
- a CDS encoding putative DNA modification/repair radical SAM protein, which yields MSERIREKLQILADAAKYDVSCSSSGSNRKNTNKGLGDASSSGICHTYTEDGRCVSLLKILLTNHCIFDCAFCVSRKSNDVKRAAFTVDEVVELTMSFYRRNYIEGLFLSSGIFKNADYTMERLVRIAKKLRLENNFNGYIHLKTIPGASQELLTEAGLYADRMSINLEMPTESGLKLLAPDKSHDDVKKPLGFIKDSIIALKDEKKLIRSTPKFVPAGQSTQMVIGATPETDMEIMYSANEYYKNYDLKRVYYSGYIPISYDTRMPVIGSQPPLLRENRLYQTDWLMRFYGFDVQEILNEKNPHLDVDIDPKLSWALRNMESFPIDINTADYQMILRVPGIGVGSAKKIVMARKFGRLRSDQLRQMGIAYNRARYFIRCADSIFQLNEPDGFVVKQRILAESNSKYLKIPQNQLTLF from the coding sequence ATGTCTGAACGAATCCGTGAAAAACTGCAAATCCTGGCCGACGCCGCAAAATATGACGTATCGTGCTCTTCCAGCGGAAGCAATCGTAAAAACACAAACAAAGGTTTAGGCGATGCGAGCAGCTCAGGAATTTGCCATACATACACCGAAGACGGACGCTGTGTCTCCCTGCTTAAAATCCTGCTGACAAACCATTGTATTTTCGATTGTGCGTTTTGTGTTTCCAGAAAAAGCAACGATGTAAAACGCGCCGCTTTCACTGTGGATGAAGTTGTCGAACTGACTATGAGCTTTTACAGGCGCAATTACATAGAAGGTTTGTTCCTGAGTTCCGGAATTTTTAAAAATGCCGATTATACCATGGAACGTTTGGTGCGTATTGCCAAAAAGCTCCGGCTTGAAAACAATTTTAACGGCTACATTCACCTGAAAACCATTCCCGGCGCAAGTCAGGAATTGTTGACAGAAGCGGGCCTGTACGCCGATCGTATGAGCATAAACCTCGAAATGCCTACTGAATCCGGGCTCAAATTACTGGCACCCGATAAATCACATGACGATGTAAAGAAGCCATTGGGTTTTATCAAAGACAGCATCATAGCGCTGAAGGATGAAAAAAAACTGATCCGCAGCACACCAAAGTTTGTACCTGCCGGGCAAAGTACGCAAATGGTCATCGGCGCCACACCTGAAACCGACATGGAAATCATGTACAGCGCCAATGAGTATTATAAAAATTATGATCTAAAGCGCGTGTATTACTCGGGTTACATCCCGATTAGTTATGATACAAGGATGCCAGTGATCGGTAGCCAACCACCGCTTTTACGTGAAAACCGACTCTACCAGACGGATTGGCTGATGCGTTTTTATGGCTTTGACGTACAAGAAATCCTAAACGAGAAAAATCCGCATCTTGATGTGGATATCGACCCGAAATTAAGCTGGGCGTTGCGTAATATGGAATCTTTCCCCATCGACATCAACACAGCCGATTATCAAATGATTCTGCGTGTACCGGGAATTGGGGTGGGATCGGCAAAAAAAATCGTAATGGCGAGGAAATTCGGCAGATTGCGTTCCGATCAGCTCAGGCAAATGGGCATTGCATACAACCGTGCCCGGTATTTCATCCGTTGTGCAGACAGCATTTTTCAATTGAATGAACCCGATGGTTTTGTCGTAAAACAAAGAATCCTCGCGGAAAGCAACAGCAAATATTTAAAGATCCCTCAAAACCAACTTACGCTTTTCTAA
- a CDS encoding TIGR03915 family putative DNA repair protein, giving the protein MTVFVFDGSLEGLLTGVFEFYETRPVAVRVVSESHYQPGLLEEYVEIISNEEKANRVWNGLKKKISPDWQLRFYKSYLSESPEMVQHLFDFCRYIFDNPKGAEQNYGHPSVMAISKMDRSVNREKHRMKAFIRFQETTDGIFYAPVEPDFNVLPLISNFFKNRYADQPWIIYDLRRHYGLYYDLNSVSEIRMEYVPEIRKASENGLLHDKENLYSVLWQDYFKSTNIPARKNMKLHLQHVPKRYWKYLTEKQ; this is encoded by the coding sequence ATGACGGTTTTTGTTTTTGATGGCAGCCTTGAAGGATTGCTAACGGGTGTTTTTGAATTTTATGAAACCAGGCCCGTTGCTGTCAGAGTCGTATCTGAATCCCATTACCAACCTGGCTTATTGGAAGAATATGTTGAAATCATCAGCAATGAAGAAAAAGCGAACAGGGTTTGGAATGGGCTGAAAAAGAAAATCAGCCCGGACTGGCAGCTCCGCTTTTACAAATCATACCTTTCTGAATCGCCTGAAATGGTGCAGCATTTGTTTGATTTCTGCAGATATATCTTTGACAACCCGAAAGGAGCTGAGCAAAATTATGGGCATCCTTCGGTGATGGCCATTTCAAAAATGGACCGCAGCGTGAACCGTGAAAAGCATCGCATGAAAGCTTTTATCCGCTTTCAGGAAACTACCGATGGGATATTTTACGCGCCAGTCGAGCCAGACTTCAATGTGTTGCCGCTGATCAGCAATTTCTTCAAAAACCGTTATGCAGACCAGCCCTGGATCATTTATGACCTCAGGCGGCATTATGGATTGTATTATGATCTGAATTCCGTTTCAGAAATCAGGATGGAATATGTTCCTGAAATCCGTAAAGCTTCAGAAAACGGGCTTTTGCATGATAAAGAAAACCTGTATTCCGTTTTATGGCAGGACTATTTTAAAAGCACAAACATTCCCGCGCGCAAAAATATGAAACTCCACCTGCAACACGTCCCAAAACGCTACTGGAAATACCTTACGGAGAAACAGTGA